A section of the Methanofollis sp. UBA420 genome encodes:
- a CDS encoding formylmethanofuran dehydrogenase subunit B — protein sequence MAKIVTDVVCPFCGTLCDDLEVKVSDDGKQILEVYNACVIGTEKFLHSQAKDRLTVPQMQDKDGNWKETSIENAVDYTAQMLCKAKKPLMYGWSSTNCEAQSVGNEIAEICGAVVDNTATVCHGTTLIAVQDVGVPSCTLGEVKNRADRIVFWGCNPAHAHPRHMSRYSIFPRGFFTGKGHKARKMVVVDPRSTDTAKMADVHMQIEQGRDYELLSALRVAVRGAPLPETVAGIPRETIQDVAETLKSGRFVIIFFGMGVTQTLSKNHNIDIAISLTRDLNEYTKAAIMPMRGHYNVTGSGQVLGWQFGYPFSVDLSRGFARYNPGDSSSNDLLRRGEVDAVFVLGSDPGAHFPISSVKKIAQLPSVCVDPHHTPTSAVCKLHMPVAFVGVEEPGCAYRMDNVPIETRKVVEAPEGMVSDEEFLKMVLKRVKEIKGVA from the coding sequence ATGGCAAAGATTGTAACCGATGTAGTCTGTCCGTTCTGCGGAACACTCTGCGACGACCTTGAGGTCAAGGTCTCCGACGACGGCAAGCAGATCCTTGAGGTCTACAATGCCTGTGTCATCGGCACGGAGAAGTTCCTCCACTCGCAGGCCAAAGACCGCCTCACTGTCCCGCAGATGCAGGACAAGGACGGCAACTGGAAGGAGACCAGCATCGAAAACGCCGTCGATTACACCGCCCAGATGCTCTGCAAGGCGAAAAAGCCTCTCATGTACGGCTGGTCCTCGACCAACTGCGAGGCTCAGAGCGTCGGCAACGAGATCGCAGAGATCTGTGGTGCGGTCGTCGACAACACCGCAACCGTCTGCCACGGCACCACCCTCATCGCCGTGCAGGACGTCGGTGTGCCGAGCTGCACACTCGGTGAGGTCAAGAACCGTGCTGACAGGATCGTCTTCTGGGGCTGCAACCCTGCCCACGCCCACCCGCGGCACATGAGCAGGTACTCGATCTTCCCCCGTGGTTTCTTCACCGGAAAGGGCCACAAGGCACGGAAGATGGTCGTCGTCGACCCGCGGAGCACAGACACCGCGAAGATGGCCGACGTCCACATGCAGATCGAGCAGGGCCGGGACTACGAGCTCCTGAGCGCCCTCCGTGTCGCCGTCCGCGGCGCACCTCTCCCCGAGACAGTCGCCGGGATCCCGAGAGAGACGATCCAGGACGTCGCCGAGACCCTCAAGTCGGGCCGTTTCGTGATCATCTTCTTCGGCATGGGTGTCACCCAGACGCTCTCGAAGAACCACAACATCGACATCGCCATCTCGCTTACCCGCGACCTCAACGAGTACACGAAGGCGGCAATCATGCCGATGCGTGGCCACTACAATGTCACCGGCTCCGGCCAGGTGCTCGGCTGGCAGTTCGGATATCCGTTCTCGGTAGACCTCTCCCGCGGCTTCGCCCGTTACAACCCGGGCGACTCGTCCTCGAACGATCTCCTGCGGCGCGGCGAGGTGGACGCGGTCTTCGTCCTCGGGTCTGACCCGGGTGCGCACTTCCCGATCTCCTCGGTGAAGAAGATCGCACAGCTCCCGTCCGTCTGCGTTGACCCACACCACACCCCGACCTCTGCAGTCTGCAAGCTCCACATGCCTGTGGCATTTGTGGGCGTCGAGGAACCCGGGTGCGCATACCGCATGGACAATGTCCCGATCGAGACCAGAAAGGTCGTCGAAGCCCCCGAAGGCATGGTCAGCGACGAGGAATTCCTGAAAATGGTCCTCAAGCGCGTCAAGGAAATCAAGGGGGTTGCGTAA
- a CDS encoding formylmethanofuran dehydrogenase subunit A, with amino-acid sequence MAEYLIKNGFVFDPVLGINGDKADIAVKDGKIVESTALSNPQVIDAAGKTVMAAGVDIHAHVAGPKVNVGRNFRPEDKLFTYEAGKGVRRMAGGFSVPTVFKTGYLYAKMGYGTVMEAAMPPLYARHTHEEMRDTPILDQGAYPVFGNNWFVLEYLKNNELENVEAYISWLLRITRGYAIKIVNPGGTEAWGWGLNCNSIHDPVPYFDITPAQIMKGLMDANEALRLPHSVHIHTNNLGNPGNFETTLETFKLFEGAKANNDFGRKQVMHHTHVQFHSYGGDSWANVESKADEIMKYVNSHDNMTMDLGCVTLDETTTMTADGPFEHHLTELNHLKWANTDVELETAAGVVPYVYSPNIKVCGIQWAIGLELALMAKDPMRVFITTDHPNAGPFFRYPRVMKWLMSQKAREAQMDSLKWAEKVRSATFLSGLDRELTLYEIAAMTRAGTAQALGLSSMCGGLKPGLQGDVAVYDYNPETAEDPELIEKAFGNAAYLLKGGEVVVKDGEIVSNGNKKTLWVDAKVNDNPQVRRDITEKFLRYYTVTEANYEVNEKVFMKNPYRIEVDATQ; translated from the coding sequence ATGGCAGAATACCTCATCAAAAACGGATTCGTCTTTGACCCGGTCCTCGGGATCAACGGAGACAAGGCCGATATTGCCGTGAAAGACGGCAAGATCGTCGAGTCAACCGCTCTCTCGAACCCTCAGGTCATTGACGCCGCAGGCAAGACCGTCATGGCTGCCGGTGTGGACATCCACGCCCACGTCGCCGGTCCGAAGGTCAATGTCGGCCGGAACTTCCGGCCCGAGGACAAGCTCTTTACCTACGAGGCAGGGAAGGGTGTCAGGAGGATGGCCGGCGGCTTTTCGGTCCCGACCGTCTTCAAGACCGGGTACCTGTACGCGAAGATGGGTTACGGCACCGTCATGGAAGCGGCCATGCCGCCCCTGTACGCCCGGCACACCCACGAAGAGATGCGGGACACCCCGATCCTCGACCAGGGCGCCTATCCGGTCTTCGGGAACAACTGGTTTGTCCTCGAGTACCTGAAGAACAACGAACTGGAGAACGTTGAGGCGTACATCTCCTGGCTCCTGCGGATCACCCGCGGGTATGCGATCAAGATCGTCAACCCCGGCGGCACCGAGGCCTGGGGCTGGGGTCTGAACTGCAACTCCATCCACGACCCGGTCCCGTACTTCGACATCACCCCGGCCCAGATCATGAAAGGCCTGATGGACGCAAACGAAGCCCTGAGGCTCCCGCACTCCGTCCACATCCACACGAACAACCTGGGCAACCCGGGCAACTTCGAGACGACCCTCGAGACCTTCAAGCTCTTCGAGGGCGCAAAGGCGAACAACGACTTCGGGCGCAAGCAGGTCATGCACCACACCCACGTCCAGTTCCACTCCTATGGCGGCGACAGCTGGGCCAACGTGGAGTCGAAGGCCGACGAGATCATGAAGTATGTCAACAGCCACGACAACATGACCATGGACCTTGGCTGCGTGACTCTCGACGAGACCACGACGATGACCGCCGACGGGCCGTTCGAGCACCACCTCACCGAACTCAACCACCTCAAGTGGGCGAACACCGATGTGGAACTCGAGACCGCCGCAGGCGTCGTCCCGTACGTCTATTCCCCGAACATCAAGGTCTGCGGCATCCAGTGGGCCATCGGCCTTGAACTCGCACTCATGGCCAAGGACCCGATGCGTGTGTTCATCACCACCGACCACCCGAACGCAGGTCCGTTCTTCCGGTACCCGCGGGTCATGAAGTGGCTCATGAGCCAGAAGGCCCGTGAGGCCCAGATGGACTCGCTCAAGTGGGCAGAGAAGGTCAGAAGCGCTACGTTCCTCTCCGGCCTCGACCGCGAACTCACTCTCTACGAGATCGCGGCGATGACCAGGGCAGGCACGGCACAGGCCCTCGGCCTCTCCAGCATGTGCGGCGGCCTCAAGCCCGGTCTCCAGGGAGACGTTGCAGTCTACGACTACAACCCCGAGACTGCAGAGGATCCCGAGCTCATCGAGAAGGCCTTCGGCAACGCGGCCTACCTCCTCAAGGGCGGCGAGGTCGTCGTTAAGGACGGCGAGATCGTCAGCAACGGCAACAAGAAGACGCTGTGGGTCGATGCCAAGGTCAACGACAACCCGCAGGTCCGCCGCGACATCACCGAGAAGTTCCTCAGGTACTACACAGTCACCGAGGCCAACTACGAGGTGAACGAGAAGGTGTTCATGAAGAACCCGTATCGCATCGAGGTGGATGCGACCCAGTGA
- a CDS encoding formylmethanofuran dehydrogenase subunit C, whose protein sequence is METVTLTPKAQPDLYIDAENITPDAFAGKTAAEIAAFHVHEGNQTGLLGTYFDVSGKAGATAAETKIVIKGDVLKVKYIGMRMTAGEILVEGSADMYIGAWMEGGRIHVKGNIDAFSGTGMKGGEIEVDGNAGNYLGAAYRGDWRGMQSGTIRVHGNAGSDIGTFMNGGTIIIDGDVDVHVGTHAEGGTIIVKGNGKSKIGGQMVKGEIYVFGTIDVMMPGYVYRKDVDLEVDGTKATFAMYEGDMGERHGKRKGEVIYGHIYQKY, encoded by the coding sequence ATGGAGACGGTAACACTTACACCAAAGGCTCAGCCTGACCTCTACATCGATGCAGAGAACATCACTCCTGACGCATTCGCCGGGAAGACCGCAGCCGAGATCGCAGCATTCCATGTGCACGAGGGGAACCAGACCGGTCTCCTCGGCACCTATTTCGACGTCTCGGGCAAGGCTGGCGCAACCGCTGCCGAGACGAAGATCGTCATCAAGGGCGATGTCCTCAAGGTGAAGTACATCGGCATGCGGATGACCGCAGGCGAGATCCTCGTCGAGGGCTCGGCCGACATGTACATCGGTGCCTGGATGGAAGGCGGCAGGATCCATGTCAAGGGCAATATCGACGCGTTCTCCGGCACGGGCATGAAGGGCGGCGAGATTGAGGTCGACGGCAATGCCGGCAACTACCTCGGCGCCGCCTACCGCGGCGACTGGAGAGGCATGCAGTCCGGGACCATCCGTGTCCACGGCAACGCAGGGTCCGATATCGGTACCTTCATGAACGGCGGCACGATCATCATCGACGGCGATGTCGACGTCCATGTCGGCACCCATGCCGAGGGTGGCACCATCATCGTGAAGGGCAACGGCAAGTCCAAGATCGGCGGACAGATGGTGAAAGGCGAGATCTACGTCTTTGGCACCATCGACGTCATGATGCCGGGCTACGTCTACCGCAAGGACGTCGACCTCGAGGTCGACGGTACCAAGGCCACGTTTGCCATGTACGAGGGCGACATGGGCGAACGCCATGGCAAGCGGAAGGGCGAAGTCATTTACGGCCACATTTACCAGAAATACTAA
- a CDS encoding hydrogenase iron-sulfur subunit yields the protein MADEEWKPKILAIICNWCSYAGADLAGSARTQYPPDVRAIRIMCTGRVDPLFIMKAFADGADGVLVSGCHFGDCHYIAGNFKCAKRMFLMKSILKDLGIEDNRLRMTFVSASEGAKWAKVIEDVVKTVKDLGPSPLNQMKQ from the coding sequence ATGGCAGACGAAGAATGGAAACCTAAGATTCTCGCTATCATCTGCAACTGGTGTTCGTACGCCGGTGCAGACCTCGCCGGTAGCGCCCGTACCCAGTACCCGCCCGACGTCCGTGCCATCCGTATCATGTGCACCGGCCGTGTCGACCCGCTCTTCATCATGAAGGCCTTCGCCGACGGTGCCGACGGCGTGCTCGTCTCAGGGTGCCACTTCGGTGACTGCCACTACATTGCAGGCAACTTCAAGTGCGCAAAGAGGATGTTCCTCATGAAGAGCATCCTCAAGGACCTGGGCATCGAGGATAACCGCCTCAGGATGACCTTCGTCTCAGCATCAGAAGGTGCAAAGTGGGCAAAGGTCATTGAAGACGTCGTCAAGACGGTCAAGGACCTGGGTCCCAGCCCCCTCAACCAGATGAAGCAGTAA
- a CDS encoding molybdopterin dinucleotide binding domain-containing protein — protein sequence MPEIELNLISGRTIQQGVSMEAGKEKPAYTKACGIIEMDDADFKRLGTWRNTNVRVTSEFGSVVVKAVQTTQGPHPGLAFIPMGPWANMVISPNTYSTGMPTFKGVPVKVEVAGDEPVYDSLVLVRKACRGEI from the coding sequence GTGCCAGAAATAGAATTGAATCTAATCTCAGGGCGTACGATCCAGCAGGGCGTATCCATGGAGGCGGGCAAGGAGAAGCCCGCCTACACCAAGGCATGTGGCATCATCGAGATGGATGACGCCGATTTCAAGCGCCTTGGGACATGGAGAAACACCAACGTACGCGTCACCAGCGAATTCGGCAGCGTCGTTGTCAAGGCAGTCCAGACGACCCAGGGCCCCCACCCGGGCCTTGCCTTCATCCCGATGGGTCCCTGGGCAAACATGGTCATCAGCCCGAACACCTACTCCACCGGGATGCCGACCTTCAAGGGCGTGCCGGTCAAGGTAGAGGTCGCCGGAGACGAACCGGTGTATGACTCGCTCGTCCTTGTCCGCAAAGCCTGCAGGGGTGAAATCTAA